The DNA region gcatagacagagtggatagtcagaggcttttccccagggtagaggggtcaattactagggggcataggtttaaggtgagaggggcaaggtttagagtagatgtacgaggcaagttttttacgcagagggtagtgggtgcctggaactcactaccggaggaggtggtggaagcagggcgatagtgacatttaaggggcatcttgacaaatacatgaataggatgggaatagaaggatacgacccaggaagtgtagaagattgtagttagtcgggcagcatggtcggcacgggcttggagggccgaagggcctgttcctgtgctgtacttttctttgttctttgaaaggcaAGGTTTCCTCTGTGGCAGGttagattgtgaatctatggaagtcCTGCCCCTGGTTACTGCAATGTTCTTTAtccagcagtccatgtccaaacgcagcaagacctgggcaatatccaggcttggggctgactcacctgaccccccccccccccaaagcctgtccaccatctacaaggcacaagtcaggagtgtgatggaatactctccacttgcctggatgagcgcagctccaacaacactcgagaagctcgaccccatccaggacaaagcagccccgtttgattgctccccttccacaaacattcactccccctccccccccccccgacgcacagtgacagccgtgtgtcccgtctacaagatgcactgcagcgactcaccaaggctcctcaggcagcaccttccaaacccaccccctctaccacctagaaggacaagagcagcagatacctgggaaccccaccacctggaggttcccctccgagtcactccccaccccgactgggaaatatatcggccgttccttcactgtcgccggggcaacaccctggaactccatccctaacagcacggtgggtgtacctacacctcacggactgcagcgggttcaagaaggcggctcacccaccaccttctcaagggggcaAATAGGGTCGGCCAGAcagcaaagaccccccccccccccccccccccccccccgaaggaatACAGAAAGAAGTTAGCAAGCTAAACATTTCTCAACCACTTCTCTTCTGTCTCTTCAAATGGGCAGGAACTGCATGAAGGCGGTGGGCCATCACACACCAACTCCAGACCGATGTTGGAGAGCTTGCTGAATAGAAGCATGAGAATCCATATGACGGATGGAAGGACGCTGATTGGCCTATTCCTGTGCACCGACAGGGACTGTAATGTCATTTTGGGCTCCGCCCAGGAGTACTTAAAACCAACAGGTAAATGAGCCAGCGTGgacagagtccagagtgtgtgtaaataacaggagtctgcgaggggagagtccagagtgtgtgtgtaaataacaggagtctgcgaggagagagtccagagtgtgtgtgtaaataacaggagtctgcgaggagagagtccagagtgtgtgtgtaaataacaggagtctgcgaggggagagtccagtgtgtgtgtgtaaataacaggagagagtccagagtgtgtgtgtaaataacaggagtctgcgaggagagagtccagagtgtgtgtgtaaataacaggagtctgcgaggggagagtccagtgtgtgtgtgtaaataacaggagtctgcgaggagagagtccagagtgtgtgtgtgtgtaaataacaggagtctgcgaggggagagtccagagtgtgtgtgtaaataacaggagtctgcgaggagagattccagagtgtgtgtgtaaataacaggagtctgcgaggagagagtccagagtgtgtgtgtaaataacaggactctgcgaggggagagtccagagtgtgtgtgtaaataacaggagagagtccagagtgtgtgtgtaaataacaggactctgcgaggagagagtccagagtgtgtgtgtaaataacaggagagagtccagagtgtgtgtgtaaatagtaGGAGTCTgcaaggagagagtccagagtgtgtgtgtgtgtgtaaataacaggactctgcgaggagagagtccagagtgtgtagtGTGTAAATaataggagtctgcgaggggagagtccagtgtgtgtgtgtaaataacaggagagagtccagtgtgtgtgtgtaaataacaggactctgcgaggagagagtccagagtgtgtgtgtaaataacaggagtctgcgaggagagagtccagtgtgtgtgtgtaaataacaggagtctgcgaggggagagtccagtgtgtgtgtgtaaataacaggagtctgcgagggagagtccagtgtgtgtgtaaataacaggagtctgcgaggagagagtccagagtgtgtgtgtaaataacaggagagagtccagagtgtgtgtgtaaataacaggactctgcgaggagagagtccagagtgtgtgtgtaaataacaggagtctgcgaggggagagtccagtgtgtgtgtaaataacaggagtctgcgaggagagagtccagagtgtgtgtgaataacaggagtctgcgaggatagagtccagagtgtgtgtgtaaataacaggagtctgcgaggagagagtccagagtatgTGTGTAAATAGTAGGAGTCTgcaaggagagagtccagagtgtgtgtgtgtgtgtaaataacaggactctgcgaggagagagtccagagtgtgtgtgtgtaaataacaggagagagtccagagtgtgtgtgtaaataacaggagtctgcgaggggagagtccagagtgtgtgtgtaaataacaggagcctgcgaggagagagtccagtgtgtgtgtgtaaataacaggagtctgcgaggggagagtccagtgtgtgtgtataaataacaggagtctgcgaggggagagtccagagtgtgtgagtaaataacaggagtctgcgaggagagagtccagagtgtgtgtgtaaataacaggagagagtccagtgtgtgtgtgtaaataacaggactctgcgaggagagagtccagagtgtgtgtgtaaataacaggagtctgcgaggagagagtccagagtgtgtgggtaaataacaggagtctgcgaggagagagtccagagtatgtgtgtaaataacaggagtctgcgaggagagagtccagagtgtgtgtgtaaataacaggagagagtccagagtgtgtgtgtaaataacaggactctgcgaggagagagtccagagtgtgtgtgtaaataacaggagtctgcgaggggagagtccagagtgtgtgtaaataacaggagtctgcgaggagagagtccagtgtgtgtgtgtaaataacaggagtctgcgaggggagagtccagtgtgtgtgtgtaaataacaggagtctgcgaggggagagtccagtgtgtgtgtaaataacaggagtctgcgaggagagagtccagagtgtgtgtaaataacaggagagagtccagagtgtgtgtgtaaataacaggagtctgcgaggagagagtccagtgtgtgtgtgtaaataacaggagtctgcgagg from Scyliorhinus torazame isolate Kashiwa2021f unplaced genomic scaffold, sScyTor2.1 scaffold_601, whole genome shotgun sequence includes:
- the naa38 gene encoding N-alpha-acetyltransferase 38, NatC auxiliary subunit → MLESLLNRSMRIHMTDGRTLIGLFLCTDRDCNVILGSAQEYLKPTDSLLQGEPRVLGLAMIPGHHVVSIEVEMDSASSPQYM